The following proteins are co-located in the Sphingomonas panacis genome:
- a CDS encoding response regulator transcription factor, which produces MRILLIEDEAGMATALRTVLEREGIVVDHVANAADAREAARSGTADLILLDRTLPDGDGLALIPGIRRDSPGVPIIVISARGDVTDRVSGLDTGADDYLPKPFAMEEMLARVRAVRRRPASVSVQLVQLGNLAYDLANDEATVDGDRLNLPRRELLVLAALMRRRGRTVPRNALEDAVYGFDDEIQSNTLDSHVSRLRKRLSEAGGAVEIHAIRGVGYLLRQTP; this is translated from the coding sequence ATGCGCATATTGCTGATCGAGGACGAAGCCGGGATGGCGACCGCGCTTCGCACGGTCCTCGAGCGCGAAGGTATTGTCGTCGACCACGTCGCGAACGCGGCGGATGCGAGGGAAGCGGCACGATCGGGAACCGCCGATCTGATCCTGCTGGACCGGACGCTGCCCGATGGGGACGGGCTGGCGCTGATCCCCGGCATTCGCCGCGATAGTCCCGGTGTTCCCATCATCGTGATCAGTGCCCGTGGAGACGTCACGGATCGGGTATCCGGTCTCGACACCGGGGCCGACGATTATCTGCCGAAGCCGTTCGCGATGGAGGAAATGCTCGCGCGGGTTCGCGCGGTCAGGCGCCGCCCCGCGAGCGTGTCGGTCCAACTCGTCCAGCTCGGCAATCTCGCCTACGATCTCGCCAATGACGAGGCCACGGTTGACGGTGATCGCCTGAATCTTCCCCGGCGCGAGTTGCTCGTGCTCGCGGCGCTGATGCGGCGACGTGGCCGCACGGTGCCGCGCAACGCGCTCGAAGACGCGGTTTACGGGTTCGACGACGAGATCCAGTCCAACACGCTCGATTCGCATGTCTCGCGGCTGCGCAAACGCCTGTCCGAAGCGGGCGGCGCGGTCGAGATTCATGCGATCCGGGGCGTCGGCTATCTGCTTCGTCAAACGCCATGA
- a CDS encoding sensor histidine kinase has translation MIVARPKSLKRRLIVRLLAFQLGIPFVLAIVFAMWLSRADDGGILMTPKFARVAATAIHRSPDGRLRVEETRDLAEMRRTAPDFWFMARSGRGEIVGTGSVPAAYREFGRYFEAGKPVFSDGATPSRIPLVVLWNITGPAGEFTVMGKGDTFSATFMVLLLSNLLLLPILGLITIVTIAVTPFIVRRALAGLSVIAEEAQGINIDRRGSRLPVADIPSEVVPLVLAVNGALERLDQGYERHQRFIADAAHELRTPIAILQAKIEAADAPVVAYALSRDVARLATLTEQLLDIQRADRGAPMAPVDLASLARRVIGDLAPLVIASGGELAVVVVRNGSVLGDAPAMERVLANLVQNAIEHGGRMVTIHVDGPVMEVEDDGPGIPEEERERVFEPFHRLRARQTGAGLGLNLVRQIMDRHRGRVEAHDAPNGGTIMRLEFVER, from the coding sequence ATGATCGTCGCCAGGCCGAAATCGCTGAAGCGGCGACTGATCGTCCGACTTCTCGCATTCCAGCTGGGGATTCCGTTCGTCCTCGCCATCGTCTTCGCGATGTGGCTGAGCCGCGCCGATGACGGCGGCATCCTGATGACACCGAAGTTCGCGAGAGTCGCTGCGACCGCGATCCATCGCTCCCCCGACGGCAGGTTGCGCGTCGAGGAAACGCGAGACCTGGCGGAGATGCGTCGAACCGCCCCCGATTTCTGGTTCATGGCGCGCAGCGGCCGGGGTGAAATCGTCGGTACTGGCAGCGTTCCCGCCGCATATCGCGAATTCGGCCGCTATTTCGAGGCGGGGAAACCGGTCTTTTCCGACGGGGCGACGCCAAGCCGCATCCCGCTTGTGGTCCTTTGGAACATCACGGGTCCGGCCGGCGAGTTCACGGTCATGGGCAAAGGGGACACGTTCAGCGCCACGTTCATGGTCCTGCTGTTGTCGAACCTCCTGCTGCTTCCGATCCTGGGTTTGATAACGATCGTGACGATCGCGGTTACGCCATTCATCGTCCGCCGCGCCCTGGCCGGGCTGAGCGTGATCGCCGAGGAGGCGCAAGGCATCAACATCGACCGCCGTGGATCGCGGCTGCCGGTCGCGGACATACCGTCGGAGGTCGTGCCGCTGGTTCTCGCGGTGAACGGCGCACTCGAGCGCCTCGACCAGGGATATGAGCGGCACCAGCGCTTCATCGCGGATGCCGCGCACGAACTGCGGACTCCGATCGCGATTCTCCAGGCCAAGATCGAGGCGGCCGATGCGCCGGTCGTCGCGTATGCCTTGAGCCGCGACGTGGCTCGGCTGGCGACGCTGACCGAACAGCTCCTGGACATCCAGCGCGCCGACCGGGGCGCGCCGATGGCGCCTGTCGATCTTGCCTCGCTCGCGCGACGGGTCATCGGCGACCTCGCGCCGCTCGTCATCGCCAGCGGCGGCGAACTGGCCGTGGTCGTGGTGCGGAACGGTTCCGTGCTCGGCGATGCGCCTGCCATGGAGCGCGTCCTGGCAAATCTGGTCCAGAACGCGATCGAGCACGGCGGACGCATGGTTACGATCCATGTCGATGGCCCGGTGATGGAGGTGGAGGACGACGGCCCCGGCATACCCGAGGAGGAACGGGAGCGGGTTTTCGAGCCGTTTCATCGGCTCCGGGCGCGTCAGACCGGCGCTGGCTTGGGCCTGAACCTGGTCCGACAGATCATGGATCGTCATCGTGGCCGCGTCGAGGCGCACGATGCGCCGAACGGCGGAACGATCATGCGGCTGGAATTCGTCGAACGATAA
- a CDS encoding FdhF/YdeP family oxidoreductase — translation MSQKRPDGIREYDEPAGGWGALQAVAAALKREQVVVQGVRTLLQNNQPSGFDCPGCAWPDPKHTSAFEFCENGAKAVTWESTAKRVPPDFFAQHSVSELWKRPDHWLEGQGRLTHPMRYNPATDHYEPVAWDEAIADIAARLNALDHPDQAEFYTSGRASNEAAFLFQLFARAFGTNNFPDCSNMCHEPTSVGLPQSIGIGKGTVSLEDFDHCDFILSIGHNPGTNHPRMMTALHDAAKRGAAIIVCNPFRERALERFQAPQVPLEMATMTSEPIASAYYQVKVGGDAAMLKGISKALIDLDRAARSADAAPVLDRAFIAGHTAGFDAFVADLDQTRWADIETASGLTQRDIESIARAYAKSTAAIVCYGMGITQHRTGTWNVQQIANLLLLRGNMGRQGAGICPLRGHSNVQGNRTVGITEIPSPALLAGIKAAFGFDPPTKFGHSVVHAIAAMRDGTAKAAICLGGNLAVAAPDPQACFAGFRKLDLAVSLATKLNRTHLLTAKATYILPVIGRTERDAQASGAQAITVEDSMSMVHASRGFLTPPSGEVRSEPWIIGQLARATLGERVPVDWEGLVGDYERIRDGIEAVLPDFEGYNARIRQPGGFMLPNSAAMRIWKTPNGKANFLIFPHLEEDLDTDEPDVLRLASMRSHDQYNTTIYGLDDRYRGVFGRRDVVFLSQREMDRLGFAEGDLVNVETALRFAHPDRIVRALTLVRYDLPDGCCGAYYPETQPLIALEHIDPQCLTPSYKSVPVRLRRASADDAATTTVVREGLVGRASNGGGS, via the coding sequence ATGAGCCAGAAGCGTCCGGACGGAATTCGCGAGTATGACGAGCCAGCCGGTGGCTGGGGCGCGCTACAGGCGGTCGCGGCCGCGCTGAAGCGCGAGCAGGTGGTGGTGCAGGGCGTTCGCACGCTCCTCCAGAACAACCAGCCGAGCGGTTTCGATTGCCCCGGCTGCGCCTGGCCAGACCCCAAGCATACGTCCGCGTTCGAGTTTTGCGAGAATGGCGCCAAAGCGGTGACGTGGGAATCGACCGCCAAGCGCGTCCCGCCAGATTTCTTCGCGCAGCATAGTGTCTCCGAACTGTGGAAGCGGCCCGATCATTGGCTCGAAGGGCAGGGGCGGTTGACCCATCCGATGCGCTACAATCCGGCGACCGACCATTACGAGCCGGTCGCGTGGGACGAGGCGATCGCCGATATCGCGGCGCGGCTGAACGCGCTCGACCATCCCGATCAGGCGGAGTTCTACACCTCGGGCCGCGCGTCGAACGAGGCGGCATTCTTGTTCCAGCTCTTCGCCCGCGCGTTTGGGACCAACAATTTCCCCGATTGTTCGAACATGTGCCATGAGCCGACTTCGGTCGGGCTGCCGCAGTCGATCGGCATCGGCAAGGGCACGGTCAGCCTCGAGGATTTCGACCACTGCGATTTCATCCTGTCGATCGGCCATAACCCCGGCACCAATCATCCGCGCATGATGACCGCGCTGCACGACGCCGCCAAGCGTGGCGCCGCGATCATCGTGTGCAACCCGTTCCGCGAGCGCGCGCTGGAGCGGTTCCAGGCGCCGCAGGTGCCGCTCGAAATGGCGACGATGACGTCGGAGCCGATCGCATCGGCCTATTATCAGGTGAAGGTCGGCGGCGACGCGGCGATGCTCAAGGGGATCAGCAAGGCGCTGATAGACCTCGATCGCGCGGCGCGATCGGCGGATGCCGCGCCGGTGCTCGATCGCGCGTTCATCGCCGGGCATACCGCCGGGTTCGACGCGTTCGTCGCCGATCTCGACCAGACGCGCTGGGCCGATATCGAGACGGCTTCGGGGCTGACGCAGCGCGATATCGAGAGCATCGCGCGCGCCTACGCCAAGTCGACCGCGGCGATCGTCTGCTACGGCATGGGCATTACCCAGCACCGCACCGGCACCTGGAACGTCCAGCAGATCGCCAATCTGCTGCTGCTGCGCGGCAATATGGGGCGGCAGGGCGCGGGCATCTGCCCGTTGCGTGGCCATTCGAACGTGCAGGGTAACCGCACCGTCGGCATCACCGAAATCCCGTCGCCTGCGCTGCTCGCCGGGATCAAGGCCGCGTTCGGCTTCGATCCGCCGACCAAATTCGGCCATTCAGTGGTCCACGCGATCGCGGCGATGCGCGACGGCACCGCCAAGGCGGCGATCTGCTTGGGCGGCAATCTGGCGGTGGCGGCACCCGACCCGCAGGCGTGTTTCGCGGGCTTCCGTAAGCTCGACCTGGCGGTGTCGCTCGCCACCAAGCTCAACCGCACGCACCTGCTGACCGCGAAAGCCACGTACATCCTGCCGGTGATCGGCCGGACCGAACGCGACGCGCAGGCGAGCGGGGCGCAGGCGATCACTGTCGAGGATTCGATGTCGATGGTCCATGCTTCGCGCGGCTTCCTCACTCCGCCTTCGGGTGAGGTGCGTTCGGAGCCGTGGATCATCGGCCAGCTCGCCCGCGCGACGCTGGGCGAGCGCGTGCCGGTCGATTGGGAAGGGCTGGTCGGTGACTATGAGCGCATCCGCGACGGAATCGAAGCGGTGCTGCCCGATTTCGAAGGCTATAACGCACGCATCCGCCAGCCGGGTGGTTTCATGCTGCCCAATTCGGCGGCGATGCGGATCTGGAAGACGCCGAACGGCAAAGCCAATTTCCTGATCTTCCCGCATCTCGAAGAAGATCTCGACACCGACGAGCCCGATGTCCTGCGCCTCGCCAGCATGCGCTCGCACGACCAATACAACACCACCATCTACGGGCTCGACGATCGCTATCGTGGCGTGTTCGGCCGGCGCGACGTGGTGTTCCTCAGCCAGCGGGAGATGGACCGGCTCGGTTTCGCCGAGGGCGATCTCGTCAATGTCGAAACCGCGCTCCGCTTTGCCCACCCCGATCGCATCGTCCGCGCGCTGACATTGGTCCGCTACGACCTGCCCGACGGATGCTGCGGCGCCTATTACCCGGAGACCCAGCCGCTGATCGCGCTCGAGCATATCGATCCGCAGTGCCTCACGCCGTCCTACAAGTCGGTTCCGGTGCGGCTGCGGCGCGCGAGCGCGGACGACGCCGCGACGACGACGGTGGTGCGCGAGGGGCTGGTCGGGCGGGCATCGAATGGAGGCGGGTCATGA
- a CDS encoding porin family protein encodes MKLFSLVAGLLVLAPAIACAQARDVHDAPTFGGIKVGADIDYRWMEAEYSLPRIASDIDRKKGGIGYRAHVGYDAQIGTMMVIGAEGGIGRGGKTLSVASVTGDYSIKPSWSWDISGRVGVLAAPTVLLYGRVGYSWLRVREKTDFRAITSKDLNTSATEKGFLYGGGIETAVSPGLFVRAEYNRINYHDGLKTSRASLGVSAGF; translated from the coding sequence ATGAAGCTCTTCTCTCTCGTTGCAGGTCTGCTGGTGCTGGCGCCCGCCATCGCTTGTGCGCAGGCGCGTGACGTACACGACGCGCCGACATTCGGCGGGATCAAGGTCGGCGCCGACATCGACTACCGCTGGATGGAGGCCGAATATTCCCTCCCACGCATTGCATCGGACATCGATCGGAAGAAGGGCGGTATCGGATACCGGGCCCATGTTGGATATGATGCCCAGATCGGCACTATGATGGTAATCGGCGCCGAGGGCGGCATTGGCCGGGGCGGAAAGACGCTCTCGGTCGCCAGCGTCACGGGCGACTATTCGATCAAGCCAAGCTGGAGTTGGGACATCTCCGGCCGCGTCGGCGTGCTCGCCGCTCCCACTGTCCTGCTGTACGGCCGTGTCGGATATAGCTGGCTGCGGGTCCGGGAAAAGACGGACTTCCGTGCGATCACGTCGAAAGATCTCAACACCAGCGCAACCGAGAAGGGGTTTCTCTACGGCGGAGGAATCGAGACGGCCGTCTCGCCGGGGCTGTTCGTCCGTGCCGAATACAACCGGATAAACTACCATGATGGCCTGAAGACATCGCGGGCCTCGCTGGGGGTTTCGGCCGGATTCTGA
- a CDS encoding sensor histidine kinase, with translation MKHGRFVTRSAAPNRMRLYERCLRLVVLLAIFAAAAPVRAAAPSPAPEQFHHTVWKLEDGAPPDVWVIAQSADGFLWLGTGAGLYRFDGIRFEEVRPSAGRMSDRNITALLALPNGDLWIGFYSGRIARLSHGRLTDFGSRGGSVHQFVRDRGGTLWAAISRGDHGLARFDGTRWHWLGQRDQTHTGQVFSMVAGPDGSLWIGTDAAILRRTPGSRGFATVTPARRSDRLLATPDGHVLLLRTAGGISRNSGLKDIRITLAGRESEIKRALVDRQGAIWWTDENGGVSRLSSTGVEHWTARDGLSANAAVPIFQDREGAIWIGSNLGLDRFRPAILMRADTLGAISYGAYAQTRLDDGAVYVTTPRGMLTRATADGSLQPLLRLPASPDLIAADGNRLIVEHGGRLLALAGTRLVPLALPPLPGSVNAWARDESGTPVIEIIGRGIFRLSPSGWRHWRVTGDPRLDGALRLPFSGRAGAWFFAASRLIGCSPRGCAPVKAGIDVGRINLVVPAAHPGGPVLVGGDNGIAIGNGKRFTSLTSDQVPVLAGVTGIAQTPSGGLWINGLRGVVLTTVAAVATAGNGSLAYRLLTTADGLPGAAQQDANYPTALRSGDGRIWLAASQGVASVDPDRRLRNPLPPPVVIRSITTDGMVRTPAPELALPAETRRVQIDYSALSLLDPERVRFRYRLSGVDEGWIDPGPRRQATYTNLGPGRWVFQVIAANADGVWNQTGATVALTIAPAFYQSWWFRLIAVLLVATLVALVFRARERVRAERTRNLIAAQVAERERIARELHDTLLQGVQGLMLRFQAVANILPPDGHTQSLMEAALERGDDVLVESRDKVRALRGAGRTRTLSEMLRGIADQVADGPTVTVLELGDPEPICDPVADELAAIAREALANVVRHARAHEATLSVAFTRRNLVLTIADDGRGFAPEVLRNGWLQGHFGLPGMRERADAISATLSLANREAGGAVVTVSVPRRIAFARPGSFLRRLARRARPRSTL, from the coding sequence TTGAAACATGGTCGGTTCGTGACCCGAAGCGCGGCTCCGAACCGTATGCGGCTGTATGAGCGGTGTCTCCGGCTGGTCGTTTTGCTGGCGATCTTCGCGGCAGCGGCGCCCGTCCGCGCCGCCGCGCCAAGCCCCGCGCCGGAGCAGTTCCACCACACCGTCTGGAAACTGGAGGACGGCGCTCCGCCCGACGTGTGGGTGATCGCTCAGTCGGCGGACGGCTTTCTGTGGCTCGGGACGGGCGCCGGGCTGTACCGCTTCGACGGCATCCGCTTCGAGGAGGTGCGGCCAAGTGCCGGCCGCATGTCCGATCGCAACATCACCGCCCTGCTGGCGCTGCCGAACGGCGATCTGTGGATCGGTTTCTATTCCGGGCGGATCGCGCGATTGAGCCACGGTCGGTTGACCGACTTCGGCTCGCGCGGCGGCAGCGTGCATCAGTTCGTGCGCGACCGCGGCGGCACGCTCTGGGCCGCGATCTCGCGTGGCGATCATGGCTTGGCGCGGTTTGACGGCACGCGGTGGCACTGGCTCGGCCAGCGCGACCAAACCCACACCGGCCAGGTCTTCAGCATGGTGGCCGGGCCAGACGGGAGCCTGTGGATCGGCACCGATGCCGCGATCCTGCGGCGTACACCCGGCAGCCGCGGCTTCGCCACCGTCACACCGGCGCGGCGGAGCGACCGCCTGCTGGCAACGCCCGATGGCCATGTCCTCCTGCTGCGCACCGCCGGCGGGATCTCGCGGAATAGTGGCCTGAAAGACATTCGTATCACGCTCGCCGGACGGGAAAGCGAGATCAAGCGTGCGCTGGTCGATCGCCAGGGCGCGATCTGGTGGACCGACGAGAATGGCGGGGTCAGCCGCCTGTCGTCCACCGGGGTCGAGCATTGGACGGCGCGCGACGGGCTGAGCGCCAACGCTGCCGTCCCGATCTTTCAGGATCGCGAAGGCGCGATCTGGATCGGCAGCAACCTCGGTCTCGATCGTTTCCGCCCGGCGATCCTGATGCGCGCCGATACGCTCGGTGCGATCTCCTACGGCGCCTACGCCCAGACCCGGCTCGACGATGGCGCCGTCTATGTCACCACGCCGCGCGGGATGCTGACGCGCGCCACCGCCGACGGATCGTTGCAGCCGCTGCTGCGCCTGCCGGCCAGCCCCGACCTGATCGCGGCCGACGGTAACAGGCTGATCGTCGAGCACGGCGGACGCCTGTTGGCGCTCGCCGGAACCCGGCTGGTGCCGCTCGCGCTGCCGCCCCTGCCCGGCAGCGTCAACGCCTGGGCGCGTGACGAATCCGGCACGCCCGTCATCGAGATCATCGGTCGCGGCATCTTCAGGCTGTCCCCGAGCGGGTGGCGGCACTGGCGCGTGACCGGCGATCCCCGGCTGGACGGCGCGCTGCGTCTCCCCTTCAGCGGGCGAGCCGGCGCGTGGTTCTTCGCGGCGAGCCGGCTGATCGGCTGCTCCCCCCGTGGCTGCGCGCCTGTCAAAGCCGGCATCGATGTCGGCCGGATCAATCTCGTCGTTCCGGCGGCGCATCCCGGTGGCCCTGTTCTGGTCGGTGGCGACAATGGCATCGCGATCGGTAACGGAAAGCGCTTCACCAGCCTCACCTCGGATCAGGTTCCCGTGCTGGCGGGCGTCACCGGCATCGCGCAGACGCCATCCGGCGGGCTGTGGATCAACGGCTTGCGGGGCGTGGTGCTCACCACGGTCGCGGCGGTCGCCACTGCGGGGAATGGTTCGCTCGCCTACCGCCTGCTCACCACCGCCGATGGATTACCCGGCGCGGCGCAACAGGACGCCAATTATCCAACCGCACTGCGCAGCGGCGACGGCAGGATCTGGCTTGCCGCAAGCCAGGGCGTCGCCTCGGTCGATCCGGATCGTCGGCTGCGCAATCCGCTGCCGCCGCCGGTGGTGATCCGGTCGATCACGACGGACGGAATGGTACGAACACCAGCGCCCGAACTCGCGTTGCCGGCAGAAACGCGACGCGTGCAAATCGACTATTCGGCGCTGAGCCTGCTCGACCCGGAACGCGTGCGGTTTCGCTACCGTCTGTCCGGGGTCGATGAAGGCTGGATCGACCCGGGACCACGGCGTCAGGCGACCTATACCAATCTCGGGCCAGGCCGGTGGGTGTTTCAGGTGATCGCCGCGAATGCCGACGGGGTGTGGAACCAGACTGGCGCCACCGTCGCGCTCACCATCGCCCCGGCTTTTTACCAAAGCTGGTGGTTCCGCCTGATCGCGGTTCTGCTCGTGGCAACGCTCGTGGCGCTCGTGTTCCGCGCCCGCGAACGCGTGCGCGCGGAGCGGACCCGCAACCTCATCGCCGCGCAGGTCGCGGAGCGCGAACGGATCGCACGCGAACTGCACGATACGTTGCTTCAGGGCGTGCAGGGGCTGATGCTGCGTTTTCAGGCGGTCGCCAACATCCTGCCGCCGGACGGCCACACGCAAAGCCTGATGGAAGCGGCACTGGAGCGCGGCGACGACGTCCTGGTGGAAAGCCGCGACAAGGTCCGCGCGCTGCGTGGCGCGGGACGGACCCGGACCCTGTCCGAGATGTTGCGCGGCATCGCGGATCAGGTTGCCGACGGGCCGACCGTCACCGTGCTGGAACTGGGCGATCCCGAACCCATCTGCGATCCGGTGGCGGACGAACTCGCCGCAATCGCGCGCGAGGCGCTCGCCAATGTTGTCCGCCATGCGCGCGCGCACGAGGCCACGCTGTCGGTCGCGTTCACGCGCCGGAATTTGGTCCTGACGATCGCCGACGACGGCCGCGGCTTCGCTCCCGAGGTGCTGCGGAACGGGTGGTTGCAAGGGCATTTCGGGCTGCCCGGCATGCGTGAGCGCGCGGACGCGATCTCGGCGACACTGTCGCTCGCCAACCGTGAAGCCGGAGGCGCCGTTGTCACCGTCAGCGTTCCGCGTCGTATCGCGTTCGCGCGACCCGGATCGTTTCTCCGGCGCCTCGCTCGCCGCGCACGCCCCCGGTCGACGCTATGA